A genomic window from Helicobacter suis HS1 includes:
- a CDS encoding outer membrane family protein, with amino-acid sequence MNQKNKQTKPEGGTSCWGKWARGARKLRNTLTPALLVSSSFGLSGLDALSYEVHGDFINFSKVGFNNSPINPVKGLYPTGTFVELTGKLETTLHLGKGWSATVGGALGGMPYDSTRYDKYANDIQVPQAWKNAAADCHDNSAGGFCIPFWGPANQVGTYQYAMAHGGIADPRGIGYMFMGEWNGLFPNYYPASAYTPGQSRRYEIYKANLQYKSDRVWMVLGRYDTTQVKDIDWFYQLSQGFYGLFKLTNKLSFQVFSSWGRGIADGQWMFPIYREKPWGEHKIGLIYQVNKHFSIHPHVWFSPEVFTAPEIKMYYDTNPEFNGRGFRSQTTFYGMYVYQWNNAKYGRYAPARYNTWDPFLDGGKWRGLQGPGGAIILIKERLDFNNYNVSFGIYDTIGNPNQNIGTYGNPVAIDGVEQWTGGIYSLGFASINNITDADAFTAYAKVGAVYGKFDWELAERYTTAPRADGQALALYLDYQFGKHISAGIKLEWFLQVIRAGYNPGVGFLSYMGQPLSLNTGLFSAAGFAQGPQNTGGIAHTVAQDRSHLMTHISYSF; translated from the coding sequence ATGAATCAAAAAAATAAACAGACAAAGCCAGAAGGTGGAACTAGCTGTTGGGGTAAGTGGGCTAGGGGTGCCCGTAAGCTACGCAACACGCTCACGCCCGCTTTGCTCGTCTCTTCTTCTTTTGGGCTCTCTGGTTTGGACGCTCTGAGTTATGAGGTCCATGGGGATTTCATCAACTTCTCTAAGGTGGGGTTTAACAACTCCCCTATTAACCCAGTCAAAGGGCTTTACCCGACTGGTACTTTTGTGGAGTTGACGGGTAAATTAGAAACCACTCTACACTTAGGTAAAGGGTGGAGTGCAACTGTTGGGGGTGCTCTTGGTGGCATGCCCTATGATAGTACGCGTTATGATAAATACGCCAACGATATTCAAGTCCCACAGGCTTGGAAAAATGCGGCCGCTGATTGTCATGACAATAGCGCCGGGGGTTTTTGTATTCCTTTCTGGGGCCCTGCTAATCAAGTTGGTACTTACCAATACGCGATGGCACATGGCGGTATAGCTGACCCTCGCGGGATTGGCTATATGTTTATGGGTGAGTGGAACGGGCTTTTCCCAAACTACTACCCAGCTAGTGCCTACACTCCCGGTCAATCACGCCGCTATGAAATTTATAAGGCTAATCTCCAATATAAAAGCGATCGGGTTTGGATGGTTTTAGGGCGTTATGACACCACTCAGGTTAAAGACATTGACTGGTTTTATCAATTATCGCAAGGTTTCTATGGGCTGTTTAAGCTAACTAATAAGCTAAGCTTCCAAGTGTTTAGCTCCTGGGGCCGTGGCATTGCTGACGGACAATGGATGTTCCCAATCTATCGCGAAAAACCTTGGGGCGAACATAAAATTGGCTTGATTTATCAAGTGAATAAACACTTCTCTATCCACCCGCATGTGTGGTTTTCTCCAGAAGTGTTTACCGCTCCAGAAATTAAAATGTATTATGACACCAACCCAGAATTTAACGGGCGTGGTTTCCGTTCACAAACTACCTTCTATGGTATGTATGTTTATCAGTGGAACAACGCCAAATACGGCCGTTATGCACCCGCTCGTTATAACACTTGGGATCCTTTCTTAGATGGTGGCAAATGGCGCGGGTTACAAGGTCCGGGCGGTGCGATTATCTTGATTAAAGAACGCCTAGACTTTAACAACTACAATGTTAGCTTTGGTATCTATGATACTATCGGTAACCCGAACCAAAACATCGGTACATATGGTAACCCAGTGGCTATCGACGGCGTAGAACAATGGACAGGTGGTATCTACTCATTAGGGTTTGCATCCATCAACAACATCACCGATGCTGACGCCTTTACTGCGTATGCAAAGGTTGGTGCGGTGTATGGTAAGTTTGACTGGGAGTTAGCCGAAAGGTACACTACAGCTCCTCGTGCAGATGGCCAAGCTCTAGCGTTGTATTTAGACTACCAATTTGGCAAACATATTTCAGCTGGTATCAAGCTTGAATGGTTCTTGCAAGTGATTCGCGCGGGCTATAACCCAGGTGTGGGCTTCTTAAGCTATATGGGACAACCTTTAAGTTTGAATACGGGTCTGTTCTCTGCGGCTGGCTTTGCACAAGGTCCGCAAAACACGGGTGGTATTGCTCATACAGTGGCACAAGATCGAAGCCACTTGATGACTCACATCAGCTATAGTTTCTAG
- a CDS encoding molybdopterin molybdotransferase MoeA: protein MDLISFQEALDLGLTLPLMPLESKPIALNKAQGRILAEDIYAQDPLPKVSNSAMDGFGLYLEDLGKSLPIAHTIYAGMDTTSLELPPHTCVKIMTGAPIPKGVELVVPFEKMQSFTDTHAHAPQGFKKGDNIRFEGENIKSGDLILTKGTRLSIGHIALLASQGIVSVRVFRRLRVGVFSSGDEVIALGGHAHKHQVYDTNGVILTNLLEKHGFEPMHLGYLQDDLEAQKKALIRALDHDVIISSAGVSAGDKDYFKETLLSMGAQIHYHGVKLKPGKPIMLASLSEKIIFGMPGNPLSCTLTFLTLVLPVLERLALSLAKPTTFKATLANPLILKGKRTHLILGQLQGGVFTPYQNNTYGAGAINALSASNAIACIHQVEEPVQSAEVLLLL from the coding sequence ATGGATTTAATTAGTTTTCAAGAAGCCCTAGATTTGGGGTTAACACTCCCTTTAATGCCTTTGGAAAGTAAACCCATTGCTTTAAATAAGGCACAGGGACGTATTTTAGCAGAGGATATCTATGCACAAGACCCTCTGCCTAAAGTGAGCAATTCGGCTATGGATGGCTTTGGGTTGTACTTAGAGGATTTAGGAAAATCCTTACCTATTGCCCATACCATTTATGCGGGCATGGACACCACATCTTTAGAATTACCCCCCCACACCTGTGTTAAAATCATGACAGGAGCCCCTATCCCTAAAGGCGTAGAACTAGTTGTACCTTTTGAAAAAATGCAAAGTTTTACAGATACCCATGCCCACGCCCCACAAGGTTTTAAGAAAGGGGATAATATCCGCTTTGAGGGTGAAAATATCAAAAGTGGGGATTTGATTTTAACAAAGGGCACGCGTTTATCAATCGGGCATATTGCTTTATTAGCCTCGCAAGGAATTGTATCTGTACGCGTTTTTAGGCGTTTAAGAGTGGGGGTTTTTAGTAGTGGTGATGAAGTAATAGCCTTAGGAGGGCATGCGCATAAACACCAAGTCTATGATACTAACGGGGTTATTTTAACTAATCTTTTAGAAAAACATGGCTTTGAGCCAATGCACTTAGGTTATTTACAAGATGATCTTGAGGCGCAAAAAAAAGCCCTAATCAGAGCTTTAGATCATGATGTGATTATTAGTAGTGCGGGTGTGAGTGCAGGTGATAAGGATTATTTTAAAGAAACGCTTTTATCAATGGGTGCACAAATCCACTACCATGGGGTTAAGCTTAAACCGGGTAAACCCATTATGTTAGCTAGTCTCTCTGAAAAAATTATCTTTGGCATGCCGGGTAACCCTTTGAGTTGTACGCTGACATTTTTAACTTTAGTGTTGCCTGTTTTAGAAAGATTGGCACTTAGTTTAGCTAAACCAACCACTTTTAAAGCCACTTTGGCAAATCCGCTTATTTTAAAAGGTAAACGCACACATCTAATTTTAGGGCAATTACAAGGTGGAGTCTTCACTCCCTATCAAAATAACACTTACGGCGCAGGGGCTATTAATGCGCTTAGTGCTTCTAATGCCATTGCTTGTATCCACCAAGTAGAAGAACCAGTACAGAGTGCAGAGGTGCTATTGCTCTTGTAA
- a CDS encoding outer membrane family protein, whose amino-acid sequence MRKAILLSKSLVTLLSLLSESTAFDLRNLESFAKFKAGTEMFSKVGFNNKPINTNKGLYPTETFVTVVGYLQLDFPELLPESATANGHHMSGSLGGFAGGLVYDGTKHLINEATGKPYGAMGWNYFGYWAGLVGQKPWGQCWYGAGGGNESEYAGLSAAQLQAMSDATVIGGVNAADCVQGYADHTRDYVIYNAYIDYSYKNIFRFRGGRYESPADYMSGYTQGIDMTLNLGHFKFWWFSSFGRGFAYNEWLYNFYSPKTYVLANGKTINPGVHAFYITWNYKGFSIVPFVYFSPDNEYSPCFTLLYDSKPNFKGVGWRSQTDITVLNPFYAKRFWNTYQFGMISRENAHSLMIKQRFDYNNYNFGGGIYQNFGNANWMIGYHGNRLGFDFWTNTVYANTLNSLSFMMDSNAFTAFLFGGGVYKKLLYGFIGRLTYGPRANEQSFAVNLGYQFSKHFYADIKVEFYNQLMHRGYKIGWNGPFLPDQPGTDQDRSHIFTEIRVSL is encoded by the coding sequence ATGAGAAAAGCGATATTGCTTTCCAAGAGTTTGGTTACCCTTTTGAGTTTGTTGTCTGAATCGACGGCTTTTGATTTACGCAATTTAGAGTCCTTTGCCAAATTTAAGGCAGGTACAGAAATGTTTTCTAAAGTGGGGTTTAATAACAAACCGATTAATACAAATAAAGGTTTGTACCCCACTGAAACCTTTGTAACGGTGGTGGGTTATCTCCAATTAGATTTTCCTGAACTTTTGCCTGAAAGCGCAACGGCTAATGGACACCACATGTCAGGCTCTTTAGGGGGTTTTGCTGGGGGGCTTGTTTATGATGGAACTAAGCATCTTATCAATGAAGCTACAGGCAAGCCTTATGGGGCTATGGGCTGGAACTACTTTGGTTACTGGGCAGGGTTAGTCGGGCAAAAGCCTTGGGGGCAGTGTTGGTATGGCGCTGGTGGGGGTAATGAATCTGAGTATGCTGGCTTAAGTGCGGCGCAATTACAGGCGATGTCTGATGCTACAGTCATTGGTGGGGTTAATGCGGCTGATTGTGTGCAAGGCTATGCAGATCACACCCGCGATTATGTGATTTATAATGCCTATATTGACTACTCCTACAAAAATATTTTTAGATTTAGAGGCGGCCGTTATGAATCCCCAGCGGACTATATGAGTGGTTATACGCAAGGGATAGACATGACCTTAAATTTAGGGCATTTTAAGTTTTGGTGGTTTAGCTCCTTTGGGCGGGGTTTTGCCTATAACGAATGGCTTTATAACTTTTACTCACCTAAAACCTATGTTTTAGCTAATGGTAAAACAATCAACCCCGGGGTGCATGCTTTCTACATCACATGGAATTATAAAGGTTTTAGCATCGTGCCCTTTGTGTATTTCTCACCTGATAATGAATATAGCCCTTGTTTTACTCTTTTGTATGACAGTAAACCAAACTTTAAGGGTGTGGGCTGGCGTTCTCAAACCGATATTACGGTTTTAAACCCCTTTTATGCTAAACGCTTTTGGAACACCTACCAATTTGGTATGATCTCCAGAGAAAACGCCCATAGTTTGATGATCAAACAGCGCTTTGACTACAACAACTATAACTTTGGCGGCGGGATTTACCAAAACTTTGGCAATGCTAACTGGATGATTGGCTACCATGGTAACCGCTTAGGCTTTGACTTTTGGACTAATACCGTTTATGCCAATACGCTTAACTCCCTCTCTTTTATGATGGACTCTAACGCCTTTACGGCTTTTCTCTTTGGTGGGGGGGTGTATAAAAAGTTACTCTATGGTTTTATTGGCCGTTTGACTTATGGGCCTAGAGCTAATGAGCAAAGTTTTGCGGTTAACCTTGGTTATCAGTTTTCTAAACACTTTTATGCAGATATTAAAGTAGAGTTTTATAACCAACTCATGCACAGAGGTTATAAAATTGGTTGGAATGGACCCTTCTTACCCGATCAACCCGGTACCGATCAGGATAGAAGCCATATCTTTACAGAGATTAGAGTAAGTCTTTAA
- a CDS encoding DsbA family protein: MRGFCCVLALCAGFAGASEVGSNVIRLIDKQIHKKVNVLEVKPLKANKDFQIVVVEDPDTQYHIPLLVNKSSDLVIGITNIFFSTSNKDTELVQSIYHQTQSHNFKQQNSESLNAMFDAVPKDYVINLSSSNKGVHKDLYIISDPMCPHCRNELGHIQERLKEANVHMVLVGFLGSESNLKAAVILKEIKRARNTQGKIDILNKVYASAFHSPTDVSDKEVQEVQQVTKSILATKLVKGVPFLYEYRGTPKVQGAKATD; this comes from the coding sequence ATGCGCGGGTTTTGTTGTGTGTTGGCGTTGTGTGCTGGATTTGCTGGAGCAAGTGAGGTGGGTAGTAATGTGATTCGCTTGATTGATAAGCAAATCCATAAGAAAGTCAATGTACTAGAGGTTAAACCTTTAAAAGCCAATAAAGATTTTCAAATAGTGGTTGTAGAAGATCCAGACACGCAATATCATATCCCCTTGCTAGTTAATAAAAGTAGCGATCTTGTGATAGGCATTACCAATATTTTCTTTAGCACGAGCAATAAGGATACAGAACTAGTCCAATCAATCTACCACCAAACCCAAAGCCATAACTTTAAACAGCAAAATAGCGAGTCGCTTAATGCCATGTTTGATGCAGTCCCTAAAGATTATGTGATCAATCTGTCTTCTAGTAATAAAGGGGTGCATAAAGACCTTTATATTATTTCAGACCCCATGTGTCCTCATTGTCGCAACGAGTTAGGCCACATTCAAGAACGCCTTAAAGAAGCCAATGTACACATGGTTTTAGTCGGATTTTTGGGGAGTGAATCTAATCTTAAAGCAGCGGTTATTCTTAAAGAGATCAAACGGGCTAGAAACACACAAGGTAAAATTGATATCTTAAATAAAGTCTACGCCTCTGCTTTCCACAGCCCTACAGATGTGTCTGATAAAGAGGTTCAAGAAGTACAACAGGTTACCAAAAGCATTTTAGCTACAAAACTTGTCAAAGGCGTGCCCTTTCTTTATGAATACCGGGGCACTCCAAAAGTACAAGGGGCTAAAGCTACAGATTAG
- a CDS encoding outer membrane family protein produces MQVRENITKWLVFVLLVLVIDRALAFDMSISGKLSSYTKYGFNNRKYDPSKFIYPTGSYTSLLAEMNISMDIYKGLHAELGGMLSALPYDSTAYQGNNIPPGQPGGPGDFYQHDGGIFWEYIGWYAGHSGLHVQKPRYAMVNNAYISYDYKGIFGIKGGRYELSDYDWFTSFSQGVEGYAKYKDMKLRVLYSDARASASSDWFWPFGRYYTSGKPLMIADFKYQHKGWKINPYFYSIFGRMNAPGINITYDTNPNFRNKGFRWVGTFVGLFPFFPPSGRGYDMILFQQETMGKAGQTLFFRSRFYYNKWIFGGSIYKNIGNANGDIGIYGDPLGYNIWTNSIYDAEINNIVGKDALNGFLYFGSRFHGITWKVLGRLTTSPRANEQSVALFLGYFLSRYNLKFDLKLEYYNNITKKGYCIGYCNSWGTVPLPRNVDSDRSHLMFTITYGFQIL; encoded by the coding sequence ATGCAAGTTAGAGAGAATATTACGAAGTGGCTTGTTTTTGTGCTCCTTGTCCTTGTAATTGATCGTGCTTTGGCCTTTGACATGAGCATTAGCGGGAAACTGAGTAGCTATACCAAGTATGGCTTTAATAATAGAAAATACGATCCGTCTAAATTTATTTATCCTACAGGGAGTTATACCTCTCTTTTGGCTGAAATGAATATCAGCATGGATATTTATAAGGGCTTACATGCTGAATTGGGGGGTATGCTTTCGGCTTTGCCTTATGACTCTACGGCCTATCAAGGTAATAACATTCCTCCGGGTCAGCCCGGGGGCCCCGGAGATTTCTACCAACATGATGGCGGGATATTTTGGGAATATATTGGCTGGTATGCCGGGCATAGTGGTTTGCATGTGCAAAAACCGCGCTATGCGATGGTGAATAACGCCTACATTAGTTATGATTATAAAGGCATTTTTGGTATTAAAGGCGGGCGTTATGAACTCTCTGATTATGACTGGTTTACTTCTTTTAGCCAAGGGGTAGAAGGGTATGCTAAGTATAAAGATATGAAACTACGCGTGCTGTATTCAGATGCGCGTGCTTCTGCTTCAAGCGACTGGTTTTGGCCTTTTGGGCGTTATTATACTAGTGGCAAACCTTTAATGATTGCTGATTTTAAATACCAACACAAGGGTTGGAAGATCAACCCCTACTTTTACTCCATTTTTGGGCGCATGAATGCCCCCGGGATTAATATCACTTATGATACCAACCCTAATTTTAGAAATAAGGGTTTTAGATGGGTGGGTACTTTTGTGGGGCTTTTCCCCTTTTTCCCTCCATCAGGGCGCGGCTATGATATGATCTTATTCCAACAAGAAACAATGGGTAAGGCGGGTCAAACTCTTTTTTTCCGCTCCCGCTTCTACTATAACAAATGGATTTTTGGGGGGAGTATTTATAAAAATATTGGCAATGCCAACGGGGATATTGGGATTTATGGGGACCCTCTTGGTTATAACATCTGGACGAATAGTATCTATGATGCTGAAATTAACAACATCGTTGGTAAAGATGCCCTTAATGGATTTTTATATTTTGGATCGCGCTTCCATGGCATTACTTGGAAAGTTTTAGGCCGTTTAACCACCTCCCCCCGGGCAAATGAACAAAGTGTCGCGCTCTTTTTAGGGTATTTTTTAAGCCGCTATAACTTAAAGTTTGATCTGAAATTAGAGTATTACAACAACATCACCAAAAAGGGCTACTGCATTGGTTATTGTAACTCTTGGGGAACTGTCCCCTTACCCCGCAATGTTGACTCTGATCGTAGCCACCTTATGTTTACCATTACCTATGGTTTCCAAATTCTTTAA
- a CDS encoding PDC sensor domain-containing protein: protein MGFKTKILLILATLLFVAFSIIMFVVNIVVSSHIAKAVRNSSGAAVNLISSSLTEWNNSIESALTRACKDLNQIEFTNIPSVVGVFRLIRDGLNAENVYVGLVDGRTIGTMGQVPKGYDPRKRPWYQEAIAKQGLAISDVYKNMFTQKITLTYSIPIFKNGALGGVLAADISLESMAKNKRRFDFNGVRVHVLDKKAFIIRSSKFKAGSNYYNSHSYPGGKELTDTIFTNKSGFIEHDAQGIKKFFVYTTVPGLEWKILGVINKEDAFKNLRDLQALLLSIAIGAILLILVILFGVIHIFFKPLINLKLFGRNPTRL, encoded by the coding sequence ATGGGTTTTAAAACTAAAATTTTATTAATTTTAGCAACTTTGTTATTCGTTGCCTTTAGCATCATTATGTTTGTTGTGAATATTGTTGTCAGTTCTCATATTGCTAAGGCAGTCCGCAACTCCTCAGGTGCAGCTGTCAATTTAATTTCTTCTTCTTTAACGGAGTGGAATAACTCCATAGAAAGCGCACTAACGCGCGCTTGTAAGGATTTGAATCAGATAGAATTTACCAATATCCCTAGTGTGGTTGGGGTTTTTCGCCTTATTCGCGATGGGTTAAATGCTGAAAATGTTTATGTAGGCCTTGTAGATGGGCGTACAATTGGCACAATGGGGCAAGTTCCAAAGGGTTATGATCCTAGAAAACGCCCTTGGTATCAAGAGGCTATAGCTAAACAAGGATTAGCCATTAGCGATGTTTATAAAAACATGTTTACTCAAAAAATAACCCTAACCTATAGCATTCCTATTTTTAAAAATGGGGCTTTAGGAGGGGTACTGGCTGCAGATATTAGTTTAGAATCCATGGCTAAAAATAAGCGCAGATTTGATTTTAATGGCGTACGCGTCCATGTTTTAGATAAAAAAGCCTTTATTATCCGCTCCTCCAAATTTAAAGCCGGTTCTAATTACTATAATAGCCACTCTTACCCGGGAGGCAAAGAACTAACAGATACCATTTTTACTAACAAAAGTGGTTTTATAGAACATGACGCTCAAGGGATTAAAAAGTTTTTTGTCTACACGACAGTACCGGGTTTGGAGTGGAAGATTTTAGGGGTGATTAATAAAGAAGATGCGTTTAAAAACCTAAGAGATTTACAAGCTCTTTTACTCAGTATTGCCATTGGTGCGATTTTATTGATCTTAGTGATACTTTTTGGGGTGATTCATATTTTCTTTAAACCTCTGATTAATTTAAAACTCTTTGGCAGAAATCCCACTCGTCTTTAG
- a CDS encoding outer membrane family protein: MRKVSYGNALFYVCCVSSVGAFDYKFSGVAESVSKVGFNHSPINSKKGIFPTESFVTLTVRAQVDTTFFDKGNHKVSGGLGGAMGALAYDDTTTLVDQSTGQVYGSKLAYFYMGRWIGFLNNAPWKKSNIETTHHARPYVLYNAFLRYDYKDVLSIIAGRYASKAAFMSGYTQGFEVSYKFLSCFKLHWISSFGRALAVGEFIRPWYSPVTTTNKKGQVVNLGIHAVGLNYDTRYFSAVSFVYFSPNTYTTPGFKLYFNSNPLFEGIGLKSLTTMTVVFPIYDPRVYDNWYRGSMYGKWASSIYIHQRFDYDQYNFGGGYFQNFGNPAAKIFLYGSPIVIDIRDDSVYGGLMNNMLSPNSITGYLFAGGVHKKIFWGLVGRLTFSPRANEQSLAWNLGIKWSHYISTLFYSFVNEVDTHKGYNIANWYTLDPSVGATHQDRRFLMTAIKAQF; this comes from the coding sequence ATGCGTAAGGTTAGTTATGGGAACGCGCTTTTTTATGTGTGCTGTGTGAGCTCTGTGGGGGCGTTTGATTATAAATTTAGCGGCGTGGCTGAATCAGTGTCTAAGGTGGGATTTAACCATTCGCCTATTAATTCTAAAAAAGGCATTTTCCCCACTGAGAGTTTTGTAACCTTAACAGTAAGAGCCCAAGTAGACACCACCTTTTTTGATAAGGGCAATCATAAAGTTAGCGGGGGACTTGGGGGAGCAATGGGCGCTTTAGCTTATGATGACACCACCACACTTGTTGATCAAAGCACAGGTCAGGTTTATGGCTCTAAACTTGCCTATTTTTATATGGGGCGCTGGATTGGTTTTTTGAATAATGCTCCTTGGAAAAAATCCAATATAGAAACCACCCACCATGCCCGCCCTTATGTGCTTTATAACGCCTTTTTGCGCTACGACTATAAAGATGTTTTAAGCATTATTGCCGGGAGATATGCCTCCAAAGCAGCTTTCATGAGTGGCTACACGCAAGGGTTTGAAGTCTCTTATAAATTCCTTTCTTGTTTTAAGTTGCACTGGATTAGCTCCTTTGGGCGGGCTTTAGCGGTGGGGGAATTTATCAGGCCCTGGTACTCCCCCGTTACTACGACGAATAAAAAAGGGCAGGTGGTTAATTTGGGAATCCATGCAGTGGGGTTAAATTATGATACCCGCTATTTTTCAGCCGTCTCTTTTGTCTATTTCTCCCCTAACACCTACACCACCCCCGGTTTTAAGCTATATTTTAATAGTAACCCGCTTTTTGAAGGGATTGGTTTAAAATCACTCACAACAATGACTGTGGTTTTCCCCATTTATGACCCCCGCGTTTATGATAACTGGTATCGTGGTTCCATGTATGGCAAGTGGGCTAGTAGTATTTATATCCACCAACGTTTTGATTACGATCAATATAATTTTGGCGGGGGGTATTTCCAGAACTTTGGCAATCCAGCCGCTAAGATTTTTTTATACGGAAGCCCAATTGTCATTGATATACGCGATGATAGCGTTTATGGAGGATTGATGAATAACATGCTCTCGCCTAATTCTATTACCGGCTATTTATTTGCAGGGGGAGTTCATAAAAAGATTTTTTGGGGTTTGGTGGGTAGATTAACCTTTTCACCCAGAGCCAACGAGCAAAGCCTAGCGTGGAATTTAGGGATTAAATGGAGTCATTACATCTCTACCTTGTTTTACTCTTTTGTTAACGAAGTAGACACCCACAAGGGCTATAATATTGCTAATTGGTACACATTAGACCCAAGCGTGGGCGCTACACATCAAGATAGGAGGTTTTTAATGACAGCAATCAAGGCTCAGTTTTAA
- the fliR gene encoding flagellar biosynthetic protein FliR, which yields MLDWLAYMSDQNVEGFLLLFLRLSGVIALFPFFDNNLIPVSIRGALSFFLTLVFYPTLPHPPLYTTAETFLIACCAEFFLGLCASFFLQVVFHAIAFATDTISFSMGLTMASAYDPISGAQKAIVGQVVLLLAILIMLQTSMHHLIILWVQHSLEKIPLGGFVFTSHIAQASMQALGHLFMVGFSMAFPILAIIMFGDIVFGMIMKTHPQFNLLAIGFPLKIAIALLGLILIMASIMHRFKEQLLQAFHVLTTLF from the coding sequence ATGTTAGATTGGTTAGCCTACATGAGCGATCAAAATGTAGAGGGGTTTTTGCTCCTATTTTTGCGTTTAAGTGGGGTGATCGCGCTCTTTCCTTTCTTTGATAATAATCTTATTCCTGTCTCTATAAGAGGGGCTCTTAGTTTTTTTCTAACCCTTGTGTTTTATCCCACTCTACCCCACCCCCCACTCTACACCACAGCAGAAACTTTTTTAATCGCTTGCTGTGCGGAGTTTTTCTTAGGGCTATGTGCCTCATTTTTTTTACAAGTGGTTTTCCACGCTATTGCTTTTGCCACAGATACGATCAGTTTTTCTATGGGTTTAACTATGGCTAGTGCTTATGATCCTATCTCAGGGGCTCAAAAGGCCATTGTGGGACAGGTTGTTTTGCTTTTAGCTATTCTAATCATGCTACAAACCTCCATGCACCATTTAATCATTTTATGGGTACAGCACAGTTTAGAAAAAATTCCCTTAGGGGGGTTTGTTTTTACAAGCCACATAGCACAAGCCAGCATGCAGGCCTTAGGGCATTTATTCATGGTAGGTTTTAGCATGGCCTTTCCTATCCTAGCCATTATTATGTTTGGCGATATTGTCTTTGGCATGATCATGAAAACCCACCCACAATTTAATCTCTTAGCTATTGGTTTTCCGCTTAAAATTGCCATTGCTCTATTAGGGCTTATTTTAATCATGGCCTCTATTATGCACCGCTTTAAAGAGCAATTATTACAGGCATTCCATGTACTGACAACTCTCTTTTAA
- a CDS encoding methyl-accepting chemotaxis protein, with protein sequence MGTSRDLIKELVFQEGDLTKRLSVKGKDEIANISYNINAFLEKTQGVVSQIKEVSSENSHIATTLQKSSEDAKDCAEKETERIALVLKNGNEIMGHIHTGASSAQHNNSNLVSTGDALEEVRAKIESFSTHLANNAKASVEHSNRLERTSLDTQEIKGVLTIIEEIANQTNLLALNAAIEAARAGEHGRGFAVVADEVRKLAEKTQKSLGEIHSSINGVVQSVNDISQDLNSNAQEIVKVSQDALNLQAVVDGNVKRYPNYHWRHC encoded by the coding sequence TTGGGCACTTCACGAGATTTGATTAAAGAACTTGTCTTTCAAGAGGGTGATCTCACTAAGAGACTGAGCGTTAAGGGCAAAGATGAAATTGCCAATATCTCTTATAATATCAATGCGTTTTTAGAAAAAACACAGGGGGTCGTTTCTCAAATTAAAGAGGTTAGCTCTGAAAATTCTCATATTGCTACAACTTTACAAAAAAGTTCTGAAGATGCAAAAGATTGCGCGGAAAAAGAAACTGAACGAATCGCCTTAGTGCTTAAAAATGGCAATGAAATCATGGGGCATATCCACACAGGAGCAAGTAGCGCCCAGCATAATAATTCAAATTTAGTTTCAACCGGAGATGCCCTAGAAGAAGTACGCGCTAAAATAGAAAGCTTTAGTACCCATTTGGCCAATAATGCTAAAGCCAGTGTAGAACATTCCAATAGATTAGAGCGTACCTCTTTAGACACACAAGAGATTAAGGGGGTATTAACCATCATTGAAGAAATTGCCAACCAAACTAATTTATTAGCCCTTAATGCCGCCATTGAAGCCGCACGCGCAGGTGAACACGGCAGAGGGTTTGCAGTGGTGGCTGATGAAGTCAGAAAGTTAGCCGAAAAAACCCAAAAATCTTTAGGAGAAATCCACAGTAGCATTAATGGTGTGGTACAAAGTGTGAATGATATTAGCCAAGATTTAAATAGCAATGCCCAAGAGATTGTAAAAGTAAGCCAAGATGCTCTTAATTTGCAAGCAGTCGTAGATGGCAATGTTAAGAGGTATCCAAACTATCATTGGCGCCACTGTTGA